The genomic region CTGTCATTTGCTGGGGCAGGTGCCTATGCACTGGCTTTGCGCTCCGACAATGGCGCCGATCAGGCCATTTCCTTCACGCTGAGTGCCAACAACACTGCCGATGGCTTGTCGTCCGCCATTTCGGCAATCAACGATCAGTCGTCTAAAACTGGCGTCACTGCGGCTCTGGATACCACTGGTACTGCCATCATTTTGACCAACGCGACAGGTAACGACATTCGCATTGCCGATACCACCGTGGTCAATGCCGGGGCTGTCACTGTTCAGAAACTGGCAGCTGACGGAACCAACTCCGGAGCCGCGGTTACCTTGGCGGCAGACTCCACGGCTGACAGCTCCATTACCAGCGGCTACATCACCCTGGACTCGGAAAAGTCGTTTGCCATCGACAACTCCACTGCAGCAACCACGGACGCGTTCGCGGACTCTGCCTCCACACTGCAAAAAGTGTCGGACTTGGACATCACCACGTTCGGAAAAGCCACCGAGGCGCTCAAGACCGTGGACTCAGCCCTGGCGTTCATCAGCAGCGAGCGAGCGAAACTAGGCGCCTTGCAGGCACGCTTTGAAACCAGTATCGCCAGCTTGAACATCACGTCGGAGAACCTCTCTGCCTCCCGCTCGCGCATTCAGGACGCCGACTTTGCCGCAGAAACGGCCAATCTTTCCCGCGCCCAGATCCTGCAGCAGGCTGGAACCGCCATGGTGGCTCAGGCCAACCAAATCCCGCAGGGCGTGCTGTCGCTGCTCAAGTAAAAAAGCGCCATTGCCTCTGGGCTGCAGGTTGGTGGACCTGCGCCTTACCCTGCCCTCATCCCCGGCAGCCATCACAGGCTCCGGGGTTTTTTGTTGATCAATGGCGACAGCGAGACCCCCATCGCGATACATCAAAAATGATAGCTACCAGCGCTTGATAGATAAGCGCAAAAGCCAGTTTTTTGCAGTCACTCACTGATGCAAGCAGGGATCAGCCTCCTCAGCAAGCAGCTGGTTCAGCGGCGGAAGATATCCTGCAGCGCGTCGCGCCGCGTAGGCTTGAAGACCACCTGCCCCCCTTGGCCCGGGTACACCGTGCAGTGGCCGGGCGTGTCGGTATTGACCAGGCTGGTGCCCTGCGACAACACGGTGCCATCGCCCACCTGGCAGCCACCGATGATGGCGGTGCCTGCATACATCACCACCCCCTCGCCCAACACCGGGGCTACGCCGTGGTTCTTGCCCACGGTGGAGTTCTGGTAAACGACCAGGTAATTGCCGTAAGTGGCCTTGGCAAAGACGATGCCCACCGAGTGGCCAATGAACATCACCTCCGGCATCTCGATCTCGTAGAACAGATCAATCCCGTTGAGCGCCTTGTTCAGGCCAAACAGCTTGGTGCACAGCGTGCGGTTGCCGGTGGCCTTCCAAATCGTATTGGCCAGGTAATAGAGAAACAGCGTGTACTGGGTGGAATGCAGATGGTCGAACTCATTGGGCGTCCACCACCGCACCTCGTTGATGCACCGGCCCAGCCGCGCCAGGGCGGCATCCATATGGGCCGCCAGCACCACCGGGGCATCGGCATCAAGCCCATCGGGGTAGAACGTCGCCAATTGGCGAGCCACGTAAGTGGAGAGTTCGTTGCGCGACAAATGCAGCGGCTTGAGCATGCTCAGGCTCCTGGGCCAGTGGCCCACAGTGAATCCAGCGCCGCAAGCAGCCCACGGGGTTGCCATTGCAGCTCGGTGCGCAGGCGCTCAGTGCTGATGCGAGGCGTGGGGGCTGGCCGGGTATCCAGCAAGGGCTGCACGGCACAGCCCCAGCGCTGCTTCAGGTAATCAAACAGTTCGGCATTGGACACATTGACCCCGGAGGCCACGTTGTACACCGGTGCCTGCCCTTGCACGGCAATGCGGATCAGTGCATCGACCACGTCGTCCAGGTGCACGTAGTCGCGGGTGAAATGGGGGGATGACTGCACGGTGACCTGCCCGGCCCCTGCGGCACGGGCCTGGAGCACCTGCCGCAGCAGGGTGGGCAAAAAGCCATCGGCATCCTGCGGCCCCTCGTACACACAGGCCAGCCGCGCTATGCGGGCTCTCCCCTGCCCCGCCACATGGCACAGGGATTCCCCCAGCCCCTTGGAGAGGTCATAGAGATGGCGGGGGTTGGCCGGGTCCATGGGTAGAACGGCATCTTCGCGGGCTTCGCCCTCGCCCCCTGAATCCCCCAAACCGTCGTACAGCCGGGTGGACGACAAATAGACCAGTGACTGCAGCGTGCCCTGTGCCAGCCCGTGCTGCAGCACCTGCGCCAAGTGGCTGACATGGGCTTGCACGGTGTCGAAAGGGCGGGCCAGGTAGTCTGCCGTGAGCCCGGCGCAATACATGACATGGCCCAGCAAATGGCCGGGTGGCGGCTGCCAGGGCCATACCTCATGGCGGCCCGGTACCCAGACCTGCGCGCCACGCGCCCGCAAGGTGGTGCACAGCCGCTGCCCCACAAAGCCGGCCGCGCCCACCACCGTGAAGTGCTGGCCTTGCAGAGCGTGGTGATCCGTCCGGGAGATCAACGCGCCGCCTTTTCAGAACCCGCCCACGGGGTGGTGCAGGTGCGGGTCCTTGTGCGGCAGCAGCTTGGGGCTGACACCTTCCACGATGCGGAAGGCACTGCCCTGCACACGCGCCGCATCGGGCACGGCCAGCATGTTGAAGCCATGGGGCGGGCCGTCCAGGTACACCGAATCGAGCGGCACCAGCTCCACGGGCTGGCCGGGCATCTCGCGGTGGGAGTTGATGTCGCGCACCGCGTACACGGCGTAGCCCAGGTCCAGCAGCAGGCGGCACAGGGGGGTGGCACGCAGGCCCTGCGACCAGTCCACATACGTGCGGTGCAGTTCAAACACCACGTGGGGCTTGTCCCGGGCCAGCACTTGCTGCGCGCCTTGCAGCGCCGCCAGCTCGGCCCCTTCAATGTCCAGCTGGATCAAGCCGATACGGCGGCCCTGACGCTGGGCGTAGTCGTCCATGGCCACGGTGTCAAAGCCGCTGCCATCCTGCACGCTGACCATGTTGGCAAACGAGTCAAATCCGTCGAGCCGCATGCGCTCGCCGCTGCGGCTCCACAGGCCCGCCACATTCACCACCACGTTGGTCAAATGGTTCAGGTCGATATTGCGCTGCAGCATCGCGGCCTGCTGGGGGTTGGGCTCGAAGCAGTGCACCTTCAGATCGCGCCCGGCAAGCTGGCGGGCCACCAGCACAGCCTGGTCGCCAAAGTACGCACCACCCACCAACACATCCCCTTGCAGGTCACGGCCCAGCTCCAGCAGCAGCTTGGTGGTCTGCGGCTCCCATACATGGGTGGGGTGCTCCGCCTCGGATAGCAAAAAGTCGCGGGCGATCTTGGTGCGGTACAGAAACTGAAAGCGCGTGCCATCGGCCAGTATCTTGTCGTACTGATCGGTGTCCAGGTGCAGGGCGTCGATGATGGGGCCCACCACCTCGTCACGCACCGAGCCAGCGCAAGCAATCTGCCCTTCGCACTCGCGCAGCAGGGCGATCATGCGGGCGCGCAGCGCCGGGTCACGCCCCAGGGTTTGCATGGCAAGCTGCAGGCGCTTGCCATCCAGGTCACGCGGGTCGTTGCTGGTCATGGCGGGGGTGGCTGTCATGGCGCGGGCTCCTCAAAATTCAGGCAATAAGGCAATTCAAAACACTTCCAGCCGCGGCACGGCCACGGCAAATTGGCCGCCCCAGCTGCGCACATAGTCCAGCTGCGCGGCCACTTCATCGCGCAGGTTCCAGGGCAGGATCAGCACCCGGTCGGGCCGTTGCGCGCGCAGGTGGGCTTCATCGACGATGGGGATGCGGCTGCCCGGCAAATACTGGCCCTGCTTGGCGGGGTTTTTATCCACCACGTAGGGCAGCAGGTCGGGCCGCACGCCCGCAAAGTTGAGCAGCGTGTTGCCCTTGGCGGCTGCGCCGTAGGCACCGACGGTGAGGCCCGCGGCCTGGCATTGCAATAAAAACGATAGCAGCTCGCGCTTGATACGCAAGGTCTGGGGCTGAAAATCGCTGTAAAAACCCTCGCTCAGCAAGCCTGCAGCGGCTTCCGTGGCCAGCAGTTGCGCCACGCGCTCAGTGCCTTCGGGCGTGGCCTGTGGGTGGGCGGCGGCATCGGCCCGGGCGGCGAACACGCGCAGGCTGCCGCCGTGGGTGGGCAGCTCTTGCACATCTACCACCGCCAGCCCGTTGGCGGCAAAGATGCGCTGCACGGCGGTGAGCGACAAATACGAGTAATGCTCGTGGTAGGCCGTGTCGAACTGGCAGCCCTGCACCATGCGCAGCAGGTGCGGAAACTCGAAGGTGGCCACGCCATGGGGCTTGAGCAGGCGGGTGAAGCCGCCCACAAAGTCGTTGATGTCCGGCACATGGGCTAGCACATTGTTGGCGGCGATCAGGTCGGCCTGGCGGCCAGCGCGGGCCAGCTCATCGGCCAGGGCCACGCCAAAAAAGCGCTCCACCACCTCCAGGCCCAGCGCCCGCGCCGCCTTGGCCGTGCTGGCTGTGGGCTCAATGCCGTAGCAAGGGATGCCCGCCTTATGCACGTACTGCAGCAGGTAGCCGTCGTTCGATGCGACCTCGACCACGCAACTGCCCGCACCCAACCCCAGGCGCTGCTGCATGGCCTGCACGTAAGCCTTGGCGTGGGCGAGCCAGGAGGTGGAGAACGAGCTGAAGTAAGCGTAGTCGTGCGTGAACAGGGCCTCACGCCCGGCGTGGTCTTCGGTCTGCACCAGCCAGCAGTGCGTGCACACCAGCAAGCGCAGCGGGAACCAGACCTCGGGCGCGCGCAGGGCGGCCTCACTCAGGTAAGCGTTGGACGGCGGCGCGCTGCCCAGGTCTAAAAACGGCAGGTGCAGCGGCTGGCCGCAGTGTCGGCACTTCACAGGTGCAATCCTTCAAACGATGCAGTCAGCAGCGCATGGCTGCGGTCGCGCTCGGACATTTCGCCCACGGGCAGCGGCCAAGGCAGCGCCAAGCGTGGGTCCAGCGGGTTCAGGCCCGCTTCTGCGCCGGGCGCGTAGGCGGCAGAGTGCAGATACAGCAGTTCTGCGTCGCCGGTCAGCGCCTGAAAGCCATGCGCAAAGCCGGGCGGGATGAGCAGCGCGCAGGCGTTGTCGGGGGACAAGCGCTCGGCGTGCCATTGCAAAAAGGTGGGCGAGCCTGCGCGCAGGTCCACGGCCACGTCCCACACCTCGCCGCGCAGGCAGCTCACCAGCTTCATCTCGGCATGGGGCGGGCGCTGGTAGTGCAGGCCGCGCACGCTGCCGCGCTGGCGCGTGAGGCTGTGATTGATCTGGGCGATGGGCTGAGTCCATCGTGCAGCGGCCAGCTCGTCGGCGCAGAACAGGCGCTCGAACAGGCCACGCGCATCCTGCAGGGGTTGGCGCTGCACGCGCACCAACCCGTGCAGGGGCAAAGGGGTGCAGACAAAACGTGAGCTCACTGCGTGGCCTCCCAGGCATCCAGGTCGGCCATGCACAGGGCCCGGGCATCGGCCCCGCCCTGCTGGGCGCGGTACCAGGCCATGGTGCGGGCCACGGCGGTGTCCAGCCCCCAGCGGGGGGCCACGCCCAGGGCCTGGCGGGCGTGGGCAGTTTCCAGCGCCAGCCAGCCCGCTTCGTGCGGTCCTTTACTATGATTTTCATAGCTGGTTGCGCTGGATGGATAAGCGCTAGAGGCCATTTTGACCACATACCCCACCGTAGCAGCCTCGTGCGGCAGCGGGCCAAAGTTGTAGGCCCCGGCGCGGGTGGGGTCGGCCCACAGCCGCTCGGCCAGGCACAGGTAGGCGGCCAGCGGCTCGATCACATGCTGCCAGGGGCGCGTGGCCTCGGGGTGGCGAATGTGCAAGGTCTGCCCGGCGCTCCAGGCGCGCACGGCGTCGGGCAGCAAGCGATCGGCCGCCCAGTCGCCCCCACCAATCACATTGCCCGCCCGCGCCGTGGCCACGGCCACGCCCTGCGCGGCCAAAAAGGCATCGCGGTAGCTGGCGGTGACGATCTCGGCCGCCGCCTTGCTGGCGCTGTAGGGGTCGTGGCCACCCAGCGGGTCGTCCTCACGGTAGGGGTAGACCCACTCGCGGTTGCGGTAGACCTTGTCGGTGGTCACTACCACCACGGCGCGCACATCGGCCTGGCCCCGCAGCGCATCCAGCACATGGGCCGTGCCCATGACGTTGGTGGCGTGGGTGCCCAGCGGGTCGGCGTAGCCTGCGCGCACCAGCGCCTGCGCGGCCAGGTGCAGCACGACCTGCGGGCGGGCGGCCTGCACCTGGGCAGCCACGGCTTGGGCGTCGCGCACATCGCATGCGTGGCTGGCGTGCATGTCGCCTGCCACACGTGCCAGGGTAAAGAGATTGGGCTCAGTGGCGGGCGCGAGGGCCAAGCCCGTCACTTCCGCCCCCATGCGCGCCAGCCACAGGGCCAGCCAGCTGCCTTTGAAGCCGGTGTGCCCGGTCAGCAGCACGCGCTTGCCGCGCCAAAAATCAGGGGTGGGTTGCACGCTTTGGGGCATTACCAGGTCTTCCAGGGGGCCTGGCCGCTTTGCCATAGGTCTTCGAGCAGGTTTTTCTCGCGCAGCGTGTCCATGGGTTGCCAAAAGCCCGTGTGCTCAAACGCCTGCAACTGGCCGCTTTGGGCCAGGCGCTGCATGGGCTCCAGTTCCCAGCTGGTAGCGTCGTCTTCAATCAGGCCAATCACTTCTGGCTGCAGCACAAAAAAGCCGCCGTTGATCCAACCGCCATCACCCCGTGGCTTTTCTTCAAAGCCCTGCACTGCGTCGCCGTTGCGCACCAGCGCGCCATAACGGCCAGGGGGTTGCACTGCCGTGACGGTCGCCTGGAGGCCATGGGCACGGTGAAATGCAAATTGCGCGGTCATGTCGAGGTCGGCCACGCCATCGCCATAGGTAAAGCAAAACGGCTGTCCGGGCTCCAGGTACTCCTGCACCCGGCGCAGGCGCCCGCCGGTCATGGTGCTCTCGCCGGTGTCCACCAGCGTCACGCGCCAGGGCTCGGCGTGGCGGTGGTGCACTTCCATGCGGTTGTTGGCCATGTCAAAGGTCACGTCGGACATGTGCAGGAAGTAGTTGGCGAAATACTCCTTGATCACATAGCCCTTGTAGCCCAGGCAGACGATGAAGTCATTGACGCCATGGGTGGCATACATCTTCATGATGTGCCACAGGATGGGCCGCCCTCCGATTTCGATCATGGGCTTGGGCTTGAGGTGTGACTCTTCGGAGATGCGGGTTCCGAGCCCGCCAGCGAGCAGTACGGCTTTCATATGCCAGAGGATAGTGATGCTGGGTATGAGCGCAAAGCCAATGTCGAGGGCAAAAAAGTGCCCATCTCAGGCTTTCGCCGCCTGCTCTGCGCACCAACGAGCAAACATCTGCGCATAAGCGTCTTCCACGTCGCGCGCAAAGCCCTCCTCATCCATCAGAGCAGAAGCCTGCATTTGCGAACGAAGATTGCTGCGAATGCGTGCCAGCTCAGGCAGATCGCTCGCCAAAGCCACCAGCTTGTCCACATACTCTGACTCGGTATGGGCAATCCATTCGGGATGCCCAATGGCAGACAGCACCGATGCGCCCAGAGTCCCCATGCTGGGAACCCCCGCCAAGGACACAAACGGCAAGCCCATGTAAAGGGACTCGATCAACGTAGTGCCTGAATTTTGCGGGAAGCAGTCCAGTGCGATATCCGCACGCCGCAGTACGTTCCACGGAGGGCTCTCGAAGCCCATGAGAACACGCTCGCGCGGAACGCCGAGGGCCTCGAAGCGCTGCCACCATTGCTCACGCACATCAGCCTGGCTGAAATTGCCGCTGTTGATCTCCAGCTTCGCGTTCGGCATGCGTTTCAGCAACCGAGCCCAAGCGTTCACCACGCGATCGTTGAGCCGCACTGCACGCGTCAATGTGCAGAAGGTGATGTGTCCGTTACTCAACGCAGGAAGTTCATTCACGGCCCCTGCGTTCGGGTTGGAACGATAGACAAAGGGCGTGCGAGGCAAGCGCCAGGGTGTCTCGGAAAACAGGTGCTCCGCGCCCTCAGGAACCGTAACCGCATCGGTCAGGTAATAGTCGATCGCTTTGAGGCCCGTGGTGTAACCAGAGTCCAGCCAGTGCAAAGAAACAGGCGCGGGTTTGCGAGCAAAGGCGCCCAGCCGGTGGCCCTTGGTCTGCCCGGCAATGTCTACCAGGATGTCAATGCCGTCGGCACGAATGCGTGCCGCCAGCTCATCGTCACTCAACTGGCGGGTGTCGATCCAATGCTCAAACAACGTCCGGTAGTGGTCAGTGACATCGTCCTCCAGCTCAAAAGGGCCTGAGTACGCAAACAGTTCTACCCGTGAATGGTCATGATTCTCCAGCAAGGGCTGCAGGAAAGGGCGACAGGCATGGGTGCGAAACACCGGAGCCACGTAGCCCACCCGCAAACGGCGGGCAGGATCACGGTTGTTGGTGTGCGGCCGCCAAGCAGCGCGGTAGGGCTCACAAAAGAGTTCGTTGAAGCGCTGGTAAGCCGCCAATCTCTCCAACGGGTCCATCTCAGGCGCACAGTTGGCAACAAACAAGTAACTGCTGTGGATTGCCCGGTCTTGTGGATCCAGTTCCAGAGCCTTGTTCAACGCTTCCAAGGCCTCGGGCAAACGGCCTTGGTCTTTGAGCAGCATGCCCAATGCGACGTATCCATGCGCCATCCCGGGACTGACCACAAGGGCTCTGCGCATGCAGGCCTCCGCCTCCTTGAAGCGGTTCATTTCGCCCAACAGAATAGCCAGATTGAGCAATACCGGTGGATCATCCCCGCCGCACTTCAGGGCGGTCCGGTAGGCAGTCTCCGCAGCCTGCATGCGCGCCTGACCTCGCATCACGATGCCCAGATTGAACCAGCCCTGTTTGAAACCCGGCGCGTGACCCACCGCCTGACGCAGCAGTACCTCTGCCTGCACGAGATCACCCTGCAGACTGCGTGCGTACCCATAGTTACTGAGGACATCCACATCCTTGGGATACAGCTGAAGGGCTCCGCGCATGGATTCGATGGCGGCAGCTACCTGGCCCAACTGCAACTGCGCCGCCCCCAAGGACTTCAAACCCAGAGGACACTGGGGATATTGGCGCGCCAGTTTGCGGCCCCAGCGCAGGACTTCTTCAAATTGCCCCGTATCGAACAAGCGGTTGACCTGGTCGCGCTGGGCTGCGGGCACTGTACGGCCTGGATACGGGGCCGCGTTGCGAGCACGCCGCAAGGCCACATCGACCAAACGCTCGACCAGCTCCCCCACCGCATCGCCCGACAATCCGGCACGGCGAGCGTCCTCCAGAATGTCCTCTGCCAAAGCGCATTCGTCCGCGTGGATCAAGGCATCCACCAGACTCACCCAATACTGGTAGTTTTTGGGCTGTGCCTGTAAGGCCTTTTGAAAGAAGGGAATAGCCGCCAAAAACTGACTGCATTCCACCGCAATCACTCCGAGGTTGTGATTGGCATCCGGGTGCTCAGCCGCAATGCTGAGCACGGCCCGATACAGCTCTTCAGCCTGCTGCAAGTTTCCCGCACGGTGACACTCCAGAGCCAAGGCCATAGTGCGCGCCACCAAAGATTGAACCGGATCGAAGTCTGCATCTTCGCCAGCGCTTGGCTCAGCGCCAGTCGACGATATCGCGGAAGGCTCAACTACATCTGAGGGGTCTGTCACGGGCGTCCTTCTGATTTACCTGGATTCCAGCTTGCTTTACGCTGTAGCCAGCCTTTGAACAAGGGTAATAAGTGGAAAGGATAAACAGGACCGTGGGGCAAGAAAGCTGAAAAAGCACAGTAATTGAGGACACCCGGGGGTAGCACGGTGGTGTTCATCACTTGTAGCATCCAAAAACGACACCCCCTTCGACATGGACCAAATAGAACGGCGCTTTACGGCTTCCTCGCTTGTTTGGTTCAAGCACAATCAGATAAAGTGCTTTACAAAATGAAGTAATCCTCGATGGACAGGAGCTTCATCCCCTTTTTCTATTGAAGGCTCAGGCCACCGCAACCACCGAACCAGCATGTTTGTCATCATCGGCTACGTCGTCAGCATGGTCTGTATCTTCGGCGTGTACATCTTTCACGGCGGGAACATCAAGGTCATTTTGACGGCCCTCCCCTTCGAGATGATCACCATTGGGGGCAGCGCCTTGGGCGCCTTCGTGGTGAACAACCAGCCCAAGGTGCTCAAGGCCACGCTCAAGGCCATTCCAGAGGCACTCAAGGGCAACAAATACACCAAGGCCCGCTACATGGAGCTGCTGGCCATGTTGTTTGACATCCTTCAGAAGGCCCGCAAGGAAGGCCTGATGGCGATCGAAAAGGACGTGGAAAGCCCCCACGAGTCCGAGATCTTCAAAAAATACCCGGTGGTAGGGCATGACCACCACGTCATCGAGTTCACCACCGACTACCTGCGCATGATGGTGTCGGGCAACCTCAACTCGCATGAGATCGAAGCACTGATGGATGCCGAAATCGACACCCACCACGCCGAAGCCCACGCCCCAGTGGCTGCGATTGCGCGGCTGGCAGGGGCACTGCCGGCGTTCGGGATCGTGGCAGCGGTGCTGGGTGTGGTGAACACCATGGGCTCGGTGGGGCAACCGCCTTCCGTGCTGGGCGGCATGATCGCCTCTGCGCTGGTGGGAACATTCCTAGGGATCTTGCTCGCCTATGGCTTTGTGGAGCCCCTGGGCGGCCTGCTGGAACAAAAGACCGAAGACGCAGCCAAGGAATTCCAGTGCATCAAGGCGACCTTGCTGGCCAGCATGCAGGGCTACAACCCCGCCACAGCCATCGAGTTTGGCCGCAAAGTGTTGTTTTCTACGGACCGCCCCACGTTCTCCGAACTGGAAGGCCACGTGAAGGGCAAGAAGTAACCGGATTCCACTGTGGCAGAAAAGAAACTCCAGCCCATCATCATCAAGCGCGTCAAGAAGGGTGGCCATGCCGCTCATGGTGGCGCGTGGAAGATTGCCTATGCCGACTTTGTGACGGCGATGATGGCTTTCTTTCTGCTCATGTGGCTGCTGGGCTCTACGGCCAAAGGGGAACTGCAAGGTATTTCGGACTATTTCAGCTCTCCGCTCAAGGTTGCGATGACGGGCGGGGATGGATCGGGCAACAGCTCCAGCGTCATCCCTGGGGGGGGCAACGATCTGTCGAAAGTGCACGGTCAGGTGCGCCGCTCCGAATCTGATGCCGAAAAATCGCGCAAGCAGAGCCTGGAAACCGCCAAGGCCGAACAGGCACGACAAGATGCACAACGCATCAAGACGCTGCAAGCCAAGATCGATGCACTGATCACCGAAAACCCGCGGTTGAACGAATACAAATCCCAGATCCGCATTGATGTCACCCCGGACGGCTTGCAGATCCAGATCGTGGACGACCAGAACCGCCCGATGTTTGACAGTGGCAGTGCCATGGTCAAACCCTACATGCGCGACATCCTGCGCGAGATCGGTGCTGCCCTCAACGGCGTGGAAAACCGCGTCAGCCTGGCGGGCCATACCGATGCCGTGCCCTACGGAAACAGCGACAGGGGCTACAGCAATTGGGAACTCTCGTCCGATCGAGCCAACGCCTCACGCCGTGAACTGGTTGCAGCAGGCATGCCAGACAGCAAGCTGGGCCGCGTGGTGGGGCTGGCTGCGAGCGATCTGTTGGAACCAAACAACCCCCGCTCCCCTGCCAACCGTCGCATTACCATCACGGTATTAACCCGTGAGGCCGAAGAAAGACTCATGGGGAAAGGGGTTCCCACCGTAACATCCACTGAACTGAAGGTGGAAAAGCGGGAAAATCCCGAATGAGGCAGGTCAAAGTTACGCCTTGTCACAACGCCTGCCACACTTGACAATATCTCTAGCCAATTTCGACCGAAAGGGTCCCAAGTGACCACAGCCCTTCGCTTCCTCATCGTTGACGACTTTTCCACCATGCGCCGTATCGTCCGCAACCTGCTCAAGGAAAGCGGGTTCTCGGACGCTGACGAGGCAGAAGACGGAGTCGCCGCACTGAATAAACTCCGCAACGGCAAGTTCGATTTCGTGGTGTCCGACATCAACATGCCCAACATGAACGGGTTTCAGCTGCTGGCCGAAATCAAGAAGGACGACAAGCTCAAACACCTTCCCGTGCTCATGGTGACTGCCGAGGCCCGCAAGGAAGACATCGTGGCAGCAGCCCAAGGCGGCGCCGCTGGCTACATCGTCAAACCCTTCACCAAGGCCACCCTGGAAGAGAAAGTTCTGCTGATTCTCAAAAAGATGGGAATGTGACGCCATGGACACGCCAGAAAACACCCACGGAGAGCCCGCCGCAGACGTCCATCAAAAGATTGGTCTGCTGACGCGGCAGCTTCACGATTCGCTGAACGAATTGGGCTTTGCCGAGAAATTGCGAGGCTCGATGGGTGAGCTGCCCGATGCCCAAAGCCGCTTGTCCTACATTGCCCGCCTGACGGGTGAAGCGGCAGAGAAGGTGCTCAGCCGGGTAGAACTGGCAAAAGCCCAGCACGATTTCATTGCCTCAGAAACACGCCGCGTTGTGGATTCCCTGGTGAAGGATCCCGTCGCTGCGGTGGCCAAGGGTGAGATCTTCAACTTCCT from Acidovorax sp. DW039 harbors:
- a CDS encoding class I SAM-dependent methyltransferase — protein: MKCRHCGQPLHLPFLDLGSAPPSNAYLSEAALRAPEVWFPLRLLVCTHCWLVQTEDHAGREALFTHDYAYFSSFSTSWLAHAKAYVQAMQQRLGLGAGSCVVEVASNDGYLLQYVHKAGIPCYGIEPTASTAKAARALGLEVVERFFGVALADELARAGRQADLIAANNVLAHVPDINDFVGGFTRLLKPHGVATFEFPHLLRMVQGCQFDTAYHEHYSYLSLTAVQRIFAANGLAVVDVQELPTHGGSLRVFAARADAAAHPQATPEGTERVAQLLATEAAAGLLSEGFYSDFQPQTLRIKRELLSFLLQCQAAGLTVGAYGAAAKGNTLLNFAGVRPDLLPYVVDKNPAKQGQYLPGSRIPIVDEAHLRAQRPDRVLILPWNLRDEVAAQLDYVRSWGGQFAVAVPRLEVF
- the rfbG gene encoding CDP-glucose 4,6-dehydratase, giving the protein MPQSVQPTPDFWRGKRVLLTGHTGFKGSWLALWLARMGAEVTGLALAPATEPNLFTLARVAGDMHASHACDVRDAQAVAAQVQAARPQVVLHLAAQALVRAGYADPLGTHATNVMGTAHVLDALRGQADVRAVVVVTTDKVYRNREWVYPYREDDPLGGHDPYSASKAAAEIVTASYRDAFLAAQGVAVATARAGNVIGGGDWAADRLLPDAVRAWSAGQTLHIRHPEATRPWQHVIEPLAAYLCLAERLWADPTRAGAYNFGPLPHEAATVGYVVKMASSAYPSSATSYENHSKGPHEAGWLALETAHARQALGVAPRWGLDTAVARTMAWYRAQQGGADARALCMADLDAWEATQ
- a CDS encoding NAD(P)-dependent oxidoreductase, translating into MISRTDHHALQGQHFTVVGAAGFVGQRLCTTLRARGAQVWVPGRHEVWPWQPPPGHLLGHVMYCAGLTADYLARPFDTVQAHVSHLAQVLQHGLAQGTLQSLVYLSSTRLYDGLGDSGGEGEAREDAVLPMDPANPRHLYDLSKGLGESLCHVAGQGRARIARLACVYEGPQDADGFLPTLLRQVLQARAAGAGQVTVQSSPHFTRDYVHLDDVVDALIRIAVQGQAPVYNVASGVNVSNAELFDYLKQRWGCAVQPLLDTRPAPTPRISTERLRTELQWQPRGLLAALDSLWATGPGA
- a CDS encoding FkbM family methyltransferase is translated as MTATPAMTSNDPRDLDGKRLQLAMQTLGRDPALRARMIALLRECEGQIACAGSVRDEVVGPIIDALHLDTDQYDKILADGTRFQFLYRTKIARDFLLSEAEHPTHVWEPQTTKLLLELGRDLQGDVLVGGAYFGDQAVLVARQLAGRDLKVHCFEPNPQQAAMLQRNIDLNHLTNVVVNVAGLWSRSGERMRLDGFDSFANMVSVQDGSGFDTVAMDDYAQRQGRRIGLIQLDIEGAELAALQGAQQVLARDKPHVVFELHRTYVDWSQGLRATPLCRLLLDLGYAVYAVRDINSHREMPGQPVELVPLDSVYLDGPPHGFNMLAVPDAARVQGSAFRIVEGVSPKLLPHKDPHLHHPVGGF
- a CDS encoding flagellin is translated as MASTINTNVASLTAQRNLSTSQSSLNTSIQRLSSGLRINSAKDDAAGLAISERFTSQIRGLNQAARNANDGISLAQVTEGAMKSAGDILQRVRELAVQSANASNSSGDRKALQQEVSQLVAELDRISQTTEFNGQKLLDGTFGTQQFQVGANANQTITAATANLRTTVYGNNQVQAPGVAAGTGAWGANGVTSAAVTINGSIGSKVVNVGANQTAKTIADNVNFVKSDTGVTATARTEVKLSFAGAGAYALALRSDNGADQAISFTLSANNTADGLSSAISAINDQSSKTGVTAALDTTGTAIILTNATGNDIRIADTTVVNAGAVTVQKLAADGTNSGAAVTLAADSTADSSITSGYITLDSEKSFAIDNSTAATTDAFADSASTLQKVSDLDITTFGKATEALKTVDSALAFISSERAKLGALQARFETSIASLNITSENLSASRSRIQDADFAAETANLSRAQILQQAGTAMVAQANQIPQGVLSLLK
- the rfbC gene encoding dTDP-4-dehydrorhamnose 3,5-epimerase; translation: MSSRFVCTPLPLHGLVRVQRQPLQDARGLFERLFCADELAAARWTQPIAQINHSLTRQRGSVRGLHYQRPPHAEMKLVSCLRGEVWDVAVDLRAGSPTFLQWHAERLSPDNACALLIPPGFAHGFQALTGDAELLYLHSAAYAPGAEAGLNPLDPRLALPWPLPVGEMSERDRSHALLTASFEGLHL
- the rfbF gene encoding glucose-1-phosphate cytidylyltransferase translates to MKAVLLAGGLGTRISEESHLKPKPMIEIGGRPILWHIMKMYATHGVNDFIVCLGYKGYVIKEYFANYFLHMSDVTFDMANNRMEVHHRHAEPWRVTLVDTGESTMTGGRLRRVQEYLEPGQPFCFTYGDGVADLDMTAQFAFHRAHGLQATVTAVQPPGRYGALVRNGDAVQGFEEKPRGDGGWINGGFFVLQPEVIGLIEDDATSWELEPMQRLAQSGQLQAFEHTGFWQPMDTLREKNLLEDLWQSGQAPWKTW